The Orcinus orca chromosome 20, mOrcOrc1.1, whole genome shotgun sequence region TGTAAAAAGGGTGTTCCAGATTCCAGTGCAGATGAGCAACCTGTTGAAAAAGCAAAATCCATCAATGTGCTATTCATTCTGTAAGGACACATAAAAAGAATACATAGAATTAGCAACTAAAAATCCTTTCACAATCCTCGTTTGAATTAATTGTACTTTCTCTGCACAATATCctagcaaaactacaatgaaaatctttattaaaaagaTTATTGTGCATTTGTTTTCTACTCCCACTCCTTTCCTTGCGTTATGCCCGTCACTCGAGAAATTCTTCAATCTGTTCTCTTTCACTTGATGGGGCTTTTGAATGCCGGACGATACGAGACCCAGAGACGCTCCTAAGACTGGCAGGACATTGCCCAAGTCTATAAGGAATCAAGGTGACAACCACACAAAACAACTACTTGATTTACTAACATACTGCATCAACCCAATCTACTGTTAAGATAACAGTAAATTTAAGTCTCTTACCTCCTGAACCTCTACTTATTTCCTCGGACTTCAAAGCAACCCGTACTTCATAGTTACCTATCATTTGGTCCAGCCAGGACAtgctcagaaaataaaaaaggaatttggTGTCTTTTACTGTGTATTTTGCTACCTAAACATTCACAGTAACCTTTATTTTTATAGGgaattaaaatgctaaaaatggGATGGGAACAAAGGGAGTTCAAAAACTACTGTGGGTTGCAATGAAGTAACCGCCACACTCAGGAAAAGGCTTGTCATGAAGGAACCCACTATGGTGAGAACATGGCACTCATCTGTGCGTCTAGCTATCTTGCTGTAACGGGTATTTCTGATTATTAGTCTCTCCTGATACCTGTAACTATgcaatggaaaaacaaatcaACTCTAGGGCGAAGGCTTAATGTGGCCACAACCTAGGTCATCTAAATCATAATCAGTCATTGTCCTGGCATTCACCTAGTGCAGGGGGTGTTCCCAAGAGAATCCTTAGAACTTATGGCATTTATGAAGGTGGCAATGTGCGTACTctctttaagaaacaaaacaaaacaaaccattgGAAAATCTGCCAGTGATAAGAATTATCAGGCCAACAAAATACACTTCTTTGTTTTCGCTATAATGATATAAACTCAGGGGTTATCTAATATTAACTAATGGTCTTAACTAGAGATCTAGGTCTCATtgataaaaacaggaaaaataaattcttcataAGGAATTAGTTTGGCATGAAAAATTCAAAGCCTGTAGTCCAGAAGGGGAACAATACAAGGGACGCTTGCTAGATCCTGGCTGGGGACAGATCCAGAGAAAGTCCGACTACATCAAAATCACAGGGACACGCACCACACTTCTACTGTCCCTCGCTCCCCTCACCTTCAACTCTTCTGTGTGGCAGGGATCTTGTTTTCCCCGTCCAGCTCTTCCACCCCGGCCTGTGTCATGAGGTCTGCGATGTTTTTCTCCAGGTCATCAATGCGACTGCTCATGTCATCAAGTGGGGAAGTTAAAGACGGCACCAACACCTTCCACTTCTTACCCCTCTCCTCCAGGGCCCTGCAGACTACAACCTTCAACACAGTGTCTTCATGAAAGTGGTTTTCCAATTTCCTTTGGATACTGTTAGAATCTGGTTCAGAGCACGGGAGTCCGGGGTGAGgatcaaatcccagccctgccctttACTAGTGATGGGACCTGGGcaagttctttcatttttctaagcTTCCTGGTTCCTCATCCGCTACACAAAGGTAACGCTACAACCTCTTCATCAGGTGATGGTGAGGATCACAGGTGAGATACACATGAAATGCTTCGCGCACAGTCAACAGTCAATCATACTAGGCAGCATTACCGGTAGACTGTAAGTTCCTCACAGCCAGGGATCTAGCTCAGCTGTAAGCCCAGCTCTTTGCACAGTACTTCTCAGGAAGTGTGCATCTAAGctcagtaaaaaataataaaaaaaaaaatctggtaaatGACTAGTGGAAGTTGACCTGCAAACCACCCACTTATCGCCACCAGCATCCGGAAACTGGGATCCAAAGGCCCATCAGAAACTGACTACAAATAAAGGATATTTCTTCCAATGATCTGGTCGGACATGGTCTGAAATTTATCTTGCATCTGTTGCAGGAGTGTCTGCACCTGtgaaacaacaaaacacaacagcCCACGCTTACCCCGAGACACCTTCACGGGATCAGGATAGGAGCCCTGGTGCCACGGGGAGACCAGGATTCCGGGTTCCGGCCCCAATTCTCCGTAGCTCCGTGGCCTTCGATTTCCCTGTCCGGgtttcagtttccccacctgtcaaATTAGACTCGGGGGGCTGGTGACGCCCCCTCCCGTCTGGGCCCGCTGCGATTCCCAAGGCGTCGGGTGTTTTGGGGTGGGGCGCGCAGAGCAGAGTGGGTAaggaggggagctggggggagCCGGGGTCACCGAGATTGAGTGGGGCTGGGTGCGGGGGGCGGGTATGGCTGGGCACGTCAGCAGGAGCAGGGGCCTACAGCCAGCGGCCGGGGGGGTCAAGGTGGCCAGGCCGCGGCCGCGAAGCCTCTAGAAACCTGGCTTCCAGAGACCTGCCCCGTGCGGCCTCGGAGAGGGAGCCTCGGTCCGCGGACTTCGCCGGCGCCCCCCGGGGTGCGGCGGCCTCGGGCGCGCCACGCACAGCCGTCCCTTACCACCGAGGTGAGATCCTGCACGGTCTTGGGTTCTGTCTCTGCCATCTCCCCGGTTCCCAGCTTGGCGGTGCTGTCTCAGACGGTCACCTACACTTCCGTCTGTCCGCGCAGACGCCCAGCAGCTGCTTCTCGCGACGTCAGAGGCCAACCGCGGGACGGCGGGGCGCTGTGGGAGCTGTAGTTCGCGCTTCCGTTCCGAGGCGAGGCCCCGCCCACCACTTCTCCGCCTCTTCCACTAAGCcccgcccagccccgcccctACCGCGCCTCCCTCCTGGCCCCGCCCCGGGAGGAAAAAGGTGAAATGAACCTGCCGTGGGGTTAACGGATGGAGAAGTGGCCTTAGTCTCTTCCCAGACCGTCGTTACAGGCCGCGCTGGCTTTCTCAGGGCGCCCGCGAGGTGTCAAGCCCAGACCTGTGTCGCCGCCTGACCTCCAACAAAACCCCGCAAACCCCGAGAAGGGAGAAGGAGTCGGGTCCCTTGGAGGGAAAACCGACGtccctggggggaggggcgcGCCCACCACTCGCCCAGTGCCCAGCTGCCAGACTCGTTGCGCCCTGGACacagtgcttttctttctccccacGATGGTCGAGCGGAGGTGCCGGCGTTGTGAGACAGGTTGATTTTCACTTTTAAGTGTAAGATACGTTC contains the following coding sequences:
- the HSBP1 gene encoding heat shock factor-binding protein 1; the encoded protein is MAETEPKTVQDLTSVVQTLLQQMQDKFQTMSDQIIGRIDDMSSRIDDLEKNIADLMTQAGVEELDGENKIPATQKS